From one Drosophila subpulchrella strain 33 F10 #4 breed RU33 chromosome 3L, RU_Dsub_v1.1 Primary Assembly, whole genome shotgun sequence genomic stretch:
- the LOC119552501 gene encoding putative glycerophosphocholine phosphodiesterase GPCPD1 homolog 2 isoform X3 has translation MPDQCAAFADGASISYGTGNELESGTGSSAACKPTLREFNVRLEAPLAAEERLGLTGDVKALGEWQLSRSVALESLDDLNWQATVPLQSCRQLEYRYFVYVEDLSGYKQIRRWETHFKPRSLGPCSELQCSQLDVFGITSDNSDLKPQVHRGWLNNEAILQLKFNGEKMFQVHDIETFDPQHVQLKIVPVEQTAGLHVEYSKQEYGRSQLEQQPTFGVPYTKGDIVIFHITMPLERMMEQHFRLECYSMANELLGSAGLGTAELTGSEGLLHLRIKSAKDADETLARLRLPYVAVHPYRYSPLDFKNTFAHYWPKSWPNLDVGHRGNGKSYIANAPAERENTIASFLSAHEHHADMIELDVHLTADGVPVIYHDFGLRTAPPGKQISRPDQLEYVLIKDINYELLKRLRIFSVIAGQVREYPSHNAEPRSEHRIFPTLVEVLEQLPKSLGIDVEIKWPQRRQAGGSEAEQTIDKNFFADKVLHQVIQKGCGRPIIFSSFDADMCTMLRFKQNIFPVMFLTQGETKKWQPFQDLRTRNFMAAVNNAQAFELAGTAPHAEDFLGENAPDMLQKAKDLGQIAVIWGDDCNSKERVQYFTRIGATATCYDRSDLFMPEGKQEAFFKSPALMAEFAAQCRN, from the exons ATGCCCGACCAG TGTGCCGCCTTCGCGGACGGAGCCTCGATCTCCTATGGAACCGGAAACGAGCTGGAGTCGGGAACCGGATCCTCCGCCGCCTGTAAGCCCACTCTGCGGGAGTTCAATGTGCGACTGGAGGCTCCTCTGGCCGCCGAGGAGCGGCTGGGCCTCACCGGCGATGTGAAGGCCCTCGGCGAGTGGCAGCTGTCCAGAAGTGTGGCTCTGGAGTCCCTGGACGACCTCAACTGGCAGGCCACGGTGCCCCTTCAGTCCTGCCGCCAGCTGGAGTATCGCTACTTCGTCTACGTGGAGGATCTATCTGGCTACAAGCAGATCCGTCGTTGGGAGACCCACTTCAAGCCGAGGTCCCTGGGGCCCTGCTCGGAGCTCCAGTGCAGCCAATTGGATGTCTTCGGCATCACCTCGGACAACTCCGATCTGAAACCGCAGGTTCATCGCGGCTGGCTGAACAACGAGGCGATCCTGCAGCTGAAATTCAACGGGGAGAAGATGTTCCAGGTGCACGACATCGAGACCTTTGATCCCCAGCACGTGCAGCTGAAGATTGTGCCCGTGGAGCAGACCGCTGGCCTCCATGTGGAGTACTCCAAACAGGAGTACGGCAGGAGCCAGCTGGAGCAGCAGCCCACCTTCGGGGTGCCCTACACCAAGGGGGACATTGTCATCTTCCACATCACAATGCCGCTGGAGAGGATGATGGAGCAGCACTTCCGTCTGGAGTGCTATAGCATGGCCAACGAACTCCTTGGTAGCGCCGGTCTGGGCACTGCCGAGTTGACTGGCAGCGAGGGACTGCTGCACCTGCGGATCAAATCGGCCAAGGATGCGGATGAGACCCTGGCCAGGCTGAGGCTGCCCTATGTGGCGGTGCATCCTTACCGCTACTCACCGCTGGACTTTAAGAACACCTTTGCCCACTACTGGCCCAAGAGCTGGCCGAACTTGGATGTGGGTCATCGCGGAAACGGCAAGAGTTACATTGCAAATGCTCCAGCGGAGAGGGAGAACACCATCGCCTCATTCCTGAGTGCTCATGAACACCACGCAGACATGATCGAGTTGGATGTCCACTTGACTGCTGACGGAGTGCCTGTAATATACCACGATTTCGGTCTCCGAACTGCCCCGCCCGGCAAGCAGATCAGCCGACCAGATCAATTGGAGTACGTGCTCATCAAGGACATTAACTACGAGCTGCTGAAGAGGCTGCGCATCTTCTCTGTGATCGCCGGCCAGGTGAGGGAGTATCCCTCGCACAATGCCGAACCCAGGAGCGAGCACCGCATCTTCCCAACGCTGGTGGAGGTGCTGGAGCAGCTGCCCAAATCTCTGGGCATCGATGTGGAGATCAAGTGGCCACAGCGGCGCCAAGCCGGCGGGTCGGAGGCTGAGCAAACCATCGACAAGAACTTCTTCGCCGACAAGGTACTCCACCAGGTGATCCAAAAGGGCTGCGGCAGACCCATAATCTTCTCCAGCTTCGATGCCGACATGTGCACGATGCTGAGGTTCAAGCAGAACATCTTCCCCGTGATGTTCCTCACGCAGGGAGAGACCAAGAAGTGGCAGCCGTTCCAGGATCTGCGCACCCGTAACTTCATGGCGGCCGTGAACAATGCTCAGGCCTTCGAGCTGGCTGGCACAGCTCCGCACGCCGAGGACTTCCTGGGCGAAAATGCTCCGGATATGCTGCAAAAGGCCAAGGACCTGGGCCAAATAGCCGTGATCTGGGGCGACGATTGCAACTCCAAGGAGCGCGTGCAGTATTTCACCCGGATCGGGGCCACCGCCACGTGCTACGATCGCAGTGATCTCTTCATGCCGGAGGGCAAGCAGGAAGCCTTCTTCAAGTCGCCAGCACTGATGGCCGAGTTCGCAGCCCAGTGCCGGAACTAA
- the LOC119552501 gene encoding putative glycerophosphocholine phosphodiesterase GPCPD1 homolog 2 isoform X2, with protein MSVPMLLTPMEPQTPEDHMQNCAAFADGASISYGTGNELESGTGSSAACKPTLREFNVRLEAPLAAEERLGLTGDVKALGEWQLSRSVALESLDDLNWQATVPLQSCRQLEYRYFVYVEDLSGYKQIRRWETHFKPRSLGPCSELQCSQLDVFGITSDNSDLKPQVHRGWLNNEAILQLKFNGEKMFQVHDIETFDPQHVQLKIVPVEQTAGLHVEYSKQEYGRSQLEQQPTFGVPYTKGDIVIFHITMPLERMMEQHFRLECYSMANELLGSAGLGTAELTGSEGLLHLRIKSAKDADETLARLRLPYVAVHPYRYSPLDFKNTFAHYWPKSWPNLDVGHRGNGKSYIANAPAERENTIASFLSAHEHHADMIELDVHLTADGVPVIYHDFGLRTAPPGKQISRPDQLEYVLIKDINYELLKRLRIFSVIAGQVREYPSHNAEPRSEHRIFPTLVEVLEQLPKSLGIDVEIKWPQRRQAGGSEAEQTIDKNFFADKVLHQVIQKGCGRPIIFSSFDADMCTMLRFKQNIFPVMFLTQGETKKWQPFQDLRTRNFMAAVNNAQAFELAGTAPHAEDFLGENAPDMLQKAKDLGQIAVIWGDDCNSKERVQYFTRIGATATCYDRSDLFMPEGKQEAFFKSPALMAEFAAQCRN; from the exons ATGTCGGTGCCAATGCTGCTGACACCCATGGAACCCCAGACCCCGGAGGATCACATGCAAAAT TGTGCCGCCTTCGCGGACGGAGCCTCGATCTCCTATGGAACCGGAAACGAGCTGGAGTCGGGAACCGGATCCTCCGCCGCCTGTAAGCCCACTCTGCGGGAGTTCAATGTGCGACTGGAGGCTCCTCTGGCCGCCGAGGAGCGGCTGGGCCTCACCGGCGATGTGAAGGCCCTCGGCGAGTGGCAGCTGTCCAGAAGTGTGGCTCTGGAGTCCCTGGACGACCTCAACTGGCAGGCCACGGTGCCCCTTCAGTCCTGCCGCCAGCTGGAGTATCGCTACTTCGTCTACGTGGAGGATCTATCTGGCTACAAGCAGATCCGTCGTTGGGAGACCCACTTCAAGCCGAGGTCCCTGGGGCCCTGCTCGGAGCTCCAGTGCAGCCAATTGGATGTCTTCGGCATCACCTCGGACAACTCCGATCTGAAACCGCAGGTTCATCGCGGCTGGCTGAACAACGAGGCGATCCTGCAGCTGAAATTCAACGGGGAGAAGATGTTCCAGGTGCACGACATCGAGACCTTTGATCCCCAGCACGTGCAGCTGAAGATTGTGCCCGTGGAGCAGACCGCTGGCCTCCATGTGGAGTACTCCAAACAGGAGTACGGCAGGAGCCAGCTGGAGCAGCAGCCCACCTTCGGGGTGCCCTACACCAAGGGGGACATTGTCATCTTCCACATCACAATGCCGCTGGAGAGGATGATGGAGCAGCACTTCCGTCTGGAGTGCTATAGCATGGCCAACGAACTCCTTGGTAGCGCCGGTCTGGGCACTGCCGAGTTGACTGGCAGCGAGGGACTGCTGCACCTGCGGATCAAATCGGCCAAGGATGCGGATGAGACCCTGGCCAGGCTGAGGCTGCCCTATGTGGCGGTGCATCCTTACCGCTACTCACCGCTGGACTTTAAGAACACCTTTGCCCACTACTGGCCCAAGAGCTGGCCGAACTTGGATGTGGGTCATCGCGGAAACGGCAAGAGTTACATTGCAAATGCTCCAGCGGAGAGGGAGAACACCATCGCCTCATTCCTGAGTGCTCATGAACACCACGCAGACATGATCGAGTTGGATGTCCACTTGACTGCTGACGGAGTGCCTGTAATATACCACGATTTCGGTCTCCGAACTGCCCCGCCCGGCAAGCAGATCAGCCGACCAGATCAATTGGAGTACGTGCTCATCAAGGACATTAACTACGAGCTGCTGAAGAGGCTGCGCATCTTCTCTGTGATCGCCGGCCAGGTGAGGGAGTATCCCTCGCACAATGCCGAACCCAGGAGCGAGCACCGCATCTTCCCAACGCTGGTGGAGGTGCTGGAGCAGCTGCCCAAATCTCTGGGCATCGATGTGGAGATCAAGTGGCCACAGCGGCGCCAAGCCGGCGGGTCGGAGGCTGAGCAAACCATCGACAAGAACTTCTTCGCCGACAAGGTACTCCACCAGGTGATCCAAAAGGGCTGCGGCAGACCCATAATCTTCTCCAGCTTCGATGCCGACATGTGCACGATGCTGAGGTTCAAGCAGAACATCTTCCCCGTGATGTTCCTCACGCAGGGAGAGACCAAGAAGTGGCAGCCGTTCCAGGATCTGCGCACCCGTAACTTCATGGCGGCCGTGAACAATGCTCAGGCCTTCGAGCTGGCTGGCACAGCTCCGCACGCCGAGGACTTCCTGGGCGAAAATGCTCCGGATATGCTGCAAAAGGCCAAGGACCTGGGCCAAATAGCCGTGATCTGGGGCGACGATTGCAACTCCAAGGAGCGCGTGCAGTATTTCACCCGGATCGGGGCCACCGCCACGTGCTACGATCGCAGTGATCTCTTCATGCCGGAGGGCAAGCAGGAAGCCTTCTTCAAGTCGCCAGCACTGATGGCCGAGTTCGCAGCCCAGTGCCGGAACTAA
- the LOC119552501 gene encoding putative glycerophosphocholine phosphodiesterase GPCPD1 homolog 2 isoform X1, with protein sequence MGPLYLHKLCPLRSCLAPSCQGLVGRCRAIGTGCITDPTTWQPPQKPQQRQKTPLPAKPPQLHLLPWGLRAFRSKCAAFADGASISYGTGNELESGTGSSAACKPTLREFNVRLEAPLAAEERLGLTGDVKALGEWQLSRSVALESLDDLNWQATVPLQSCRQLEYRYFVYVEDLSGYKQIRRWETHFKPRSLGPCSELQCSQLDVFGITSDNSDLKPQVHRGWLNNEAILQLKFNGEKMFQVHDIETFDPQHVQLKIVPVEQTAGLHVEYSKQEYGRSQLEQQPTFGVPYTKGDIVIFHITMPLERMMEQHFRLECYSMANELLGSAGLGTAELTGSEGLLHLRIKSAKDADETLARLRLPYVAVHPYRYSPLDFKNTFAHYWPKSWPNLDVGHRGNGKSYIANAPAERENTIASFLSAHEHHADMIELDVHLTADGVPVIYHDFGLRTAPPGKQISRPDQLEYVLIKDINYELLKRLRIFSVIAGQVREYPSHNAEPRSEHRIFPTLVEVLEQLPKSLGIDVEIKWPQRRQAGGSEAEQTIDKNFFADKVLHQVIQKGCGRPIIFSSFDADMCTMLRFKQNIFPVMFLTQGETKKWQPFQDLRTRNFMAAVNNAQAFELAGTAPHAEDFLGENAPDMLQKAKDLGQIAVIWGDDCNSKERVQYFTRIGATATCYDRSDLFMPEGKQEAFFKSPALMAEFAAQCRN encoded by the exons ATGGGTCCGCTCTACTTGCATAAGCTCTGCCCATTGCGATCGTGTTTAGCGCCCAGTTGTCAGGGGCTTGTCGGCAGGTGTAGGGCAATCGGCACCGGTTGCATCACCGATCCTACGACATGGCAGCCGCCCCAGAAACCGCAGCAGCGACAAAAAACGCCACTGCCGGCAAAACCGCCTCAATTGCACTTGCTTCCGTGGGGATTACGCGCGTTTCGCTCAAAG TGTGCCGCCTTCGCGGACGGAGCCTCGATCTCCTATGGAACCGGAAACGAGCTGGAGTCGGGAACCGGATCCTCCGCCGCCTGTAAGCCCACTCTGCGGGAGTTCAATGTGCGACTGGAGGCTCCTCTGGCCGCCGAGGAGCGGCTGGGCCTCACCGGCGATGTGAAGGCCCTCGGCGAGTGGCAGCTGTCCAGAAGTGTGGCTCTGGAGTCCCTGGACGACCTCAACTGGCAGGCCACGGTGCCCCTTCAGTCCTGCCGCCAGCTGGAGTATCGCTACTTCGTCTACGTGGAGGATCTATCTGGCTACAAGCAGATCCGTCGTTGGGAGACCCACTTCAAGCCGAGGTCCCTGGGGCCCTGCTCGGAGCTCCAGTGCAGCCAATTGGATGTCTTCGGCATCACCTCGGACAACTCCGATCTGAAACCGCAGGTTCATCGCGGCTGGCTGAACAACGAGGCGATCCTGCAGCTGAAATTCAACGGGGAGAAGATGTTCCAGGTGCACGACATCGAGACCTTTGATCCCCAGCACGTGCAGCTGAAGATTGTGCCCGTGGAGCAGACCGCTGGCCTCCATGTGGAGTACTCCAAACAGGAGTACGGCAGGAGCCAGCTGGAGCAGCAGCCCACCTTCGGGGTGCCCTACACCAAGGGGGACATTGTCATCTTCCACATCACAATGCCGCTGGAGAGGATGATGGAGCAGCACTTCCGTCTGGAGTGCTATAGCATGGCCAACGAACTCCTTGGTAGCGCCGGTCTGGGCACTGCCGAGTTGACTGGCAGCGAGGGACTGCTGCACCTGCGGATCAAATCGGCCAAGGATGCGGATGAGACCCTGGCCAGGCTGAGGCTGCCCTATGTGGCGGTGCATCCTTACCGCTACTCACCGCTGGACTTTAAGAACACCTTTGCCCACTACTGGCCCAAGAGCTGGCCGAACTTGGATGTGGGTCATCGCGGAAACGGCAAGAGTTACATTGCAAATGCTCCAGCGGAGAGGGAGAACACCATCGCCTCATTCCTGAGTGCTCATGAACACCACGCAGACATGATCGAGTTGGATGTCCACTTGACTGCTGACGGAGTGCCTGTAATATACCACGATTTCGGTCTCCGAACTGCCCCGCCCGGCAAGCAGATCAGCCGACCAGATCAATTGGAGTACGTGCTCATCAAGGACATTAACTACGAGCTGCTGAAGAGGCTGCGCATCTTCTCTGTGATCGCCGGCCAGGTGAGGGAGTATCCCTCGCACAATGCCGAACCCAGGAGCGAGCACCGCATCTTCCCAACGCTGGTGGAGGTGCTGGAGCAGCTGCCCAAATCTCTGGGCATCGATGTGGAGATCAAGTGGCCACAGCGGCGCCAAGCCGGCGGGTCGGAGGCTGAGCAAACCATCGACAAGAACTTCTTCGCCGACAAGGTACTCCACCAGGTGATCCAAAAGGGCTGCGGCAGACCCATAATCTTCTCCAGCTTCGATGCCGACATGTGCACGATGCTGAGGTTCAAGCAGAACATCTTCCCCGTGATGTTCCTCACGCAGGGAGAGACCAAGAAGTGGCAGCCGTTCCAGGATCTGCGCACCCGTAACTTCATGGCGGCCGTGAACAATGCTCAGGCCTTCGAGCTGGCTGGCACAGCTCCGCACGCCGAGGACTTCCTGGGCGAAAATGCTCCGGATATGCTGCAAAAGGCCAAGGACCTGGGCCAAATAGCCGTGATCTGGGGCGACGATTGCAACTCCAAGGAGCGCGTGCAGTATTTCACCCGGATCGGGGCCACCGCCACGTGCTACGATCGCAGTGATCTCTTCATGCCGGAGGGCAAGCAGGAAGCCTTCTTCAAGTCGCCAGCACTGATGGCCGAGTTCGCAGCCCAGTGCCGGAACTAA
- the LOC119554378 gene encoding uncharacterized protein LOC119554378 yields the protein MAKCECLLGVGLVSLMLASSLDATWTWRCLYKEFPVDVEKIKGGWYVYGTNPERIKVCYFEDLDLYWTRITQTDYDNYAVELHCSLPWMRHQMAIYTRQAKPNEKTLQDIETYLKSVQLTIKNFTLIRQKRNCRSQKPPIMQRWHLSRYLYMDYNPVYVKPLVENENI from the exons ATGGCCAAATGCGAATGTCTCCTCGGTGTGGGCCTGGTTTCATTGATGTTGGCCAGCTCCCTCGACGCCACTTGGACTTGGAGGTGTTTATACAAGGAATTCCCAGTGGACGTTGAAAAG ATCAAGGGCGGCTGGTATGTTTATGGGACCAATCCTGAGAGAATAAAAGTATGCTACTTTGAAGATC TGGATCTCTATTGGACAAGGATCACGCAAACGGACTATGATAACTATGCTGTGGAACTCCACTGTTCCCTTCCCTGGATGCGGCACCAAATGGCCATCTACACCCGGCAGGCGAAACCCAATGAAAAGACTCTCCAAGATATCGAAACGTACTTAAAATCGGTCCAGCTGACCATCAAAAACTTTACCCTAATCCGGCAGAAAAGGAACTGCAGGTCGCAGAAGCCTCCGATTATGCAGCGCTGGCATTTGTCCCGGTACCTTTACATGGATTATAATCCGGTTTATGTCAAGCCCTTGGTGGAGAACGAAAACATCTGA
- the LOC119553582 gene encoding glycerophosphocholine phosphodiesterase GPCPD1 — MYRTRVWLNVLKSISIPPGLLLLLLQLLPWCVAFGNQSSPSVFGPEKLKAFKIFDDEQPSQISGRSFLCVPLFRVFSLELGHNIRLAPDEYVAVTGDHPSLGFWQLEKALPLKAQDKSRSKWYLRVWICASQRFYYRYVIYSKNGQGKRVLRSWEGQRVARMLQTYEIYRSPGLDIFGEAYPASVGGGFYLERGWLQYEYVIELKFVWQDHLVISGMATTAKYRLILTPLNVIDDTRIEVSRFAYNQSSFRAQNQRGVRYSQGSIVVFRIYQPLDTYNALRLSIYQGARDLQLSVGEAYIFPDQIKGSRGILQLPVFASLQNIAVGDLTLPYLVIQPMPKVEAGNLRASFHHYWPDNWPTLDVGYRGLGASYFQSSTSLTENTIESFLAVQKAKGDMVQLDVQLTKDYVPIVWHGFGFYTSDRDGPIRDRFDLRFVLIRELTYSELKASRVFILKRWTLQEYTHLNVRDVTQHHRIFPKLSEVFEALPKTLGLLVEIKWPQIMASGVQESTQSLNKNTYVDKILQTTVHYGCGRPLIFASFDADICTMIRLKQHVFPVILMSIGRSHIWDAYMDLRAQSFQQAINFAQSAEILGTALHVENFHNKHQLVNSALDLEQVLFLWGNDLQDIHLLEQFRALDVTGLIYDQMDRVGPSGWKRSAFFRAPQLMEVFGAQCVTSGNSTTIPGIKPAKPTIWPKLR; from the coding sequence ATGTATCGAACTCGCGTGTGGTTGAATGTGTTAAAATCAATTAGCATACCCCCTgggctgctgctgttgctgttgcagcttCTGCCGTGGTGCGTGGCCTTTGGGAATCAATCGTCGCCGTCTGTTTTCGGGCCCGAGAAGCTGAAGGCCTTCAAGATCTTCGACGATGAGCAGCCCAGCCAGATCTCGGGGCGCAGCTTCCTCTGTGTGCCGCTGTTTCGGGTCTTCAGCCTGGAGCTGGGCCACAACATTCGGCTGGCCCCCGACGAGTATGTGGCTGTCACTGGCGATCACCCTTCCCTGGGCTTCTGGCAGCTCGAGAAGGCCCTGCCGCTCAAGGCGCAGGATAAATCGCGATCCAAGTGGTACCTCCGGGTGTGGATCTGCGCCAGTCAGAGATTCTACTACCGGTACGTGATCTACTCGAAGAACGGCCAGGGCAAGCGGGTCTTGAGGAGCTGGGAGGGTCAGAGGGTGGCCAGAATGCTGCAGACCTACGAGATCTATCGCTCCCCGGGCCTGGACATTTTCGGAGAGGCCTATCCCGCCTCCGTGGGCGGGGGCTTCTACCTGGAACGCGGTTGGTTGCAGTACGAGTATGTCATAGAGCTGAAGTTCGTCTGGCAGGACCACCTGGTTATATCTGGAATGGCGACTACTGCCAAGTACCGCCTCATTCTGACACCTCTGAATGTGATAGACGACACCCGCATTGAGGTCTCCCGATTTGCCTACAATCAGTCGTCTTTTAGAGCCCAAAACCAACGGGGAGTGCGCTATAGTCAAGGCTCCATTGTCGTCTTCCGCATTTATCAGCCCTTGGACACCTACAATGCCCTTCGCCTGTCCATATATCAGGGAGCTAGGGATCTCCAGTTGTCTGTGGGGGAGGCTTACATATTTCCGGATCAGATCAAGGGAAGTCGTGGCATATTACAGCTCCCCGTCTTTGCGAGTCTACAAAATATTGCCGTTGGGGATTTGACTCTTCCCTACTTGGTGATACAACCCATGCCAAAAGTGGAGGCCGGAAACCTGAGGGCGAGTTTCCATCACTACTGGCCGGATAATTGGCCCACTTTGGATGTGGGATATCGTGGTTTGGGGGCCAGTTACTTCCAGTCTTCAACCAGCCTTACGGAAAACACCATCGAGAGTTTTCTGGCCGTGCAGAAGGCCAAAGGAGACATGGTCCAGTTGGATGTGCAGCTGACCAAGGACTACGTTCCCATTGTCTGGCATGGTTTCGGATTTTATACCTCCGACAGAGATGGACCTATAAGAGATCGATTCGACTTGAGATTCGTACTGATCAGGGAACTAACCTACTCCGAGCTGAAGGCCAGTCGGGTGTTTATCCTGAAACGTTGGACCCTCCAGGAGTATACCCATCTCAATGTTAGGGATGTGACTCAACATCACAGAATTTTCCCCAAACTCTCAGAGGTTTTCGAGGCCCTACCCAAAACATTGGGTCTGTTGGTGGAGATTAAGTGGCCTCAAATAATGGCTTCTGGTGTGCAGGAATCCACCCAAAGCCTGAACAAAAACACCTATGTGGATAAGATCTTACAGACCACAGTTCATTATGGGTGTGGACGTCCCCTAATCTTCGCCAGTTTTGATGCCGATATATGCACTATGATCAGACTCAAGCAGCATGTCTTCCCTGTGATCCTGATGAGTATTGGGAGGTCGCACATCTGGGATGCGTATATGGATCTGAGGGCCCAGAGTTTCCAGCAGGCCATCAACTTTGCTCAGTCCGCAGAGATTCTGGGAACCGCTCTGCATGTGGAGAACTTCCACAACAAGCATCAGTTGGTTAATTCGGCCTTGGATCTTGAACAAGTACTCTTCTTGTGGGGCAACGATCTCCAGGACATCCATCTTCTGGAGCAGTTTCGAGCCTTGGATGTAACTGGTCTTATTTACGACCAGATGGATCGAGTTGGTCCCTCCGGCTGGAAGCGGTCCGCATTTTTTCGGGCTCCTCAACTTATGGAAGTATTCGGAGCTCAGTGCGTGACCAGTGGAAATTCAACAACCATTCCGGGAATAAAGCCAGCCAAGCCAACAATATGGCCCAAGTTGAGGTAG
- the LOC119553584 gene encoding uncharacterized protein LOC119553584, giving the protein MAPLHLLLHCATTLLIANALVLSPQLLAAENEAKSKVGFPIDLDDGVDGVDLPLEVEQDMAGEQAAARPQHSMPPDWLTFDDPTPPTKHRSGHKPQLILKHPTGGFHKLSAHGHRSCHVEVVSKVQGVCQPMPIGSACVSDDYMDLYTDANCSTQ; this is encoded by the coding sequence ATGGCCCCACTGCATCTGCTGCTCCACTGCGCCACCACCCTGCTGATTGCCAACGCCCTGGTGCTCAGTCCCCAGTTGCTGGCCGCTGAAAATGAGGCGAAGTCCAAAGTCGGCTTCCCCATCGACCTGGACGACGGCGTAGACGGCGTGGACCTGCCCCTGGAGGTGGAGCAGGACATGGCCGGGGAGCAGGCCGCCGCCAGGCCCCAGCACTCGATGCCCCCCGACTGGCTGACCTTCGACGACCCCACGCCGCCCACCAAGCACCGCTCTGGCCACAAGCCGCAGCTCATCCTCAAGCATCCGACCGGCGGATTCCACAAGCTCTCCGCCCACGGACACCGCTCCTGCCACGTGGAGGTGGTCAGCAAGGTCCAGGGGGTCTGCCAGCCGATGCCCATTGGCAGCGCCTGTGTCTCCGACGACTACATGGACCTCTACACCGACGCTAACTGCTCCACTCAATAA